One Triticum dicoccoides isolate Atlit2015 ecotype Zavitan chromosome 5B, WEW_v2.0, whole genome shotgun sequence genomic window carries:
- the LOC119305061 gene encoding subtilisin-like protease SBT5.3: MAGRALLILAAVLLLCAAECRLVHAWKRSYVVYLGAHPYGREATAEDHARATESHHELLASVVGSKQAARDAIFYSYNKNINGFAAYLEEEVANQMAKHPDVLTVMPSKMMKLHTTRSWGFMDMERGGQVLPDSIWKHGKFGQNVIIASLDSGVWPESNSFNDEGMAPVPKRWKGSCTDTAKYGVPCNKKLIGAKYFNKDMLLSHPAAVDGNWTRDTEGHGTHTLSTAAGRFVPRANLFGYANGTAKGGAPRARVAVYRVCWTGECATADVIAGFEAAVHDGADVITVSFGVDAPLADASSYFHEAVTLGSLHATIHGVAVVCSGGNAGPFEDTVVNSAPWVTTVAASTVDRDFPDQLTLGNNATMRGISLEASDLHSNKLFPLINGSSAALPNCTVNLATNCATGCLDPAKVKGKIVVCVRGGDVPRVMMGMTVLTAGGVGMILANGEMDGNDIQADPHVLPATMITYTEAVSLYNYMSSTPEPAANISPSKTELGVKNSPSIAAFSAHGPSGTLPYVLKPDVAAPGVDILAAFTEYVSPTEVAADKRRSEYAIMSGTSMACPHVSGVMGLLKAAHPNWSPAMMRSAVMTTARTQDNTGAPMREMDGKEATPFAYGSGNVHPNRAVDPGLVYDITPNGYFTFLCSLGFSTKDLSRLSSGKFTCPAKPPPMEDLNYPSIAVPALRHRMTIKRRLKNVGRPGTYRASWRAPFGVNMTVDPTVLVFEKAGEEKEFKVKVASEKDKLGRGYVFGKLLWSDGTHYVRSPIVVNALD; the protein is encoded by the exons atggCGGGCCGGGCGCTGCTCATCCTCGCCGCCGTGCTCCTCCTGTGCGCCGCCGAGTGCCGCCTCGTCCACGCATGGAAGAGG TCGTACGTGGTGTACCTGGGAGCGCACCCTTACGGccgcgaggcgacggcggaggacCACGCGCGCGCCACCGAGTCGCACCACGAGCTCCTCGCATCGGTCGTCGGGAGCAAGCAGGCGGCGAGGGACGCCATCTTCTACTCCTACAACAAGAACATCAATGGCTTCGCCGCGTATCTCGAGGAGGAGGTGGCCAACCAGATGGCAA AGCACCCGGATGTGCTGACGGTGATGCCGAGCAAGATGATGAAGCTGCACACGACCAGGTCATGGGGCTTCATGGACATGGAGAGGGGCGGCCAGGTGCTCCCGGACTCCATCTGGAAGCACGGCAAGTTCGGCCAGAACGTCATCATCGCCAGCCTCGACAGCGGCGTCTGGCCGGAATCCAACAGCTTCAACGACGAGGGCATGGCCCCGGTGCCCAAGCGCTGGAAGGGCTCCTGCACCGACACCGCCAAGTACGGGGTGCCCTGCAACAAGAAGCTCATCGGCGCCAAGTACTTCAACAAGGACATGCTGCTGTCGCACCCGGCCGCCGTGGACGGCAACTGGACGCGCGACACCGAGGGCCACGGCACGCACACGCTCTCCACCGCCGCCGGCCGCTTCGTGCCGCGCGCCAACCtcttcggctacgccaacggcaccGCCAAGGGCGGCGCCCCGCGCGCCCGCGTCGCTGTATACAGGGTCTGCTGGACCGGGGAGTGCGCCACCGCCGACGTCATCGCTGGCTTCGAGGCCGCCGTCCACGACGGCGCCGACGTCATCACCGTCTCCTTCGGCGTCGACGCGCCCCTCGCCGACGCCAGCTCCTACTTCCACGAGGCCGTCACCCTCGGCTCCCTCCACGCCACCATCCACGGCGTCGCCGTCGTCTGCTCCGGGGGGAACGCCGGGCCCTTCGAGGACACCGTCGTCAACTCCGCGCCATGGGTCACCACCGTCGCCGCCAGCACCGTCGACAGGGACTTTCCCGACCAGCTCACCCTCGGCAACAACGCCACGATGAGGGGGATAAGCCTTGAGGCATCCGACCTTCACTCCAACAAGCTCTTCCCGCTCATCAACGGAAGCAGCGCCGCGCTCCCCAACTGCACCGTCAACCTCGCCACAAACTGCGCCACGGGCTGCCTTGACCCGGCCAAGGTCAAGGGCAAGATCGTCGTGTGCGTCCGCGGCGGGGATGTCCCGCGGGTCATGATGGGGATGACCGTCCTCACCGCCGGCGGCGTCGGGATGATCCTTGCCAACGGCGAGATGGACGGCAACGACATCCAAGCCGACCCGCACGTGCTCCCGGCCACAATGATCACCTACACCGAGGCCGTCTCGCTCTACAACTACATGTCGTCCACCCCGGAGCCGGCGGCCAACATCTCGCCGTCCAAAACGGAGCTCGGTGTCAAGAACTCGCCATCCATCGCCGCCTTCTCCGCTCACGGGCCCAGCGGCACGCTGCCCTACGTCCTCAAGCCGGACGTCGCCGCGCCGGGGGTGGACATCCTCGCCGCCTTCACCGAGTACGTCAGCCCCACGGAGGTGGCCGCCGACAAGCGCCGCTCCGAGTATGCCATCATGTCCGGCACGTCCATGGCGTGCCCTCACGTCTCCGGTGTCATGGGCCTCCTCAAGGCGGCGCACCCCAACTGGAGCCCCGCTATGATGCGATCCGCGGTCATGACCACCGCGCGCACCCAGGACAACACCGGCGCGCCCATGCGCGAGATGGACGGCAAGGAGGCCACCCCGTTCGCCTACGGCTCCGGCAACGTGCACCCGAACCGCGCCGTTGACCCGGGCCTCGTCTACGACATCACCCCCAACGGCTACTTCACCTTCCTCTGCTCCCTCGGCTTCTCCACCAAGGACCTGAGCAGGCTCAGCTCCGGCAAGTTTACATGCCCGGCCAAGCCGCCCCCGATGGAGGACCTCAACTACCCATCCATTGCGGTGCCGGCGCTGCGCCACAGGATGACGATCAAGAGGCGGCTCAAGAACGTGGGCCGGCCCGGGACGTACCGCGCATCGTGGCGCGCGCCTTTCGGGGTCAACATGACCGTTGACCCGACGGTGCTCGTATTCGAGAAGGCCGGCGAGGAGAAGGAGTTCAAGGTGAAGGTGGCGTCGGAAAAGGACAAACTCGGGAGGGGCTACGTCTTTGGGAAGCTCCTCTGGTCTGATGGGACCCACTATGTGAGGAGCCCCATCGTGGTAAATGCCCTGGATTGA